The Meleagris gallopavo isolate NT-WF06-2002-E0010 breed Aviagen turkey brand Nicholas breeding stock unplaced genomic scaffold, Turkey_5.1 ChrUn_random_7180001913243, whole genome shotgun sequence nucleotide sequence AGCGACTGACCGATGGACACCAGCTTGATATTCTCCCTCTCGAGGAACTCGAGGGCCACGGACACGTTCTCGAGCTGCATCTGGCGGAACGTGGGCCGGGCGTTGTACCTCCGGCCGAGTTTCTTCTGGCTCAGCACCTCGAGCAGCGCGATGAGCCGCAGCCCGTCGCCCAGGTCGGTCTGCAGGTTGCCCACCCGCTTCTGCACGCACTTGAGGTGCTCGTTGCACCACCGCGTGAACGTGTTCTGCTGGATGCGCTTCCACGGAGCGTCGTCCGCCA carries:
- the LOC109364758 gene encoding filamin-A-like, which encodes MSAAGRAREPEAEMPATEKDLADDAPWKRIQQNTFTRWCNEHLKCVQKRVGNLQTDLGDGLRLIALLEVLSQKKLGRRYNARPTFRQMQLENVSVALEFLERENIKLVSIG